One window of Chryseobacterium sp. JJR-5R genomic DNA carries:
- the rpiB gene encoding ribose 5-phosphate isomerase B — protein sequence MKRKIAIAADHAGFEYKEIVKNYLSENFEVQDFGTFSTDSVDYPDFVHPAAASVENGENELGILICGSGNGVQITANKHQKIRCALCWMPEIAALARQHNNANMISIPARFISKEVAIEIADKFLSTDFEGGRHQNRVDKIAFC from the coding sequence ATGAAAAGAAAAATCGCTATTGCCGCAGACCATGCAGGGTTTGAATATAAAGAGATTGTTAAGAACTATTTATCAGAAAACTTTGAGGTTCAGGATTTTGGAACGTTTTCCACAGACAGTGTGGATTATCCTGACTTTGTGCACCCTGCTGCAGCTTCCGTTGAAAACGGAGAAAACGAACTCGGTATCTTAATATGCGGAAGCGGAAACGGAGTTCAGATCACGGCAAACAAGCATCAGAAAATCCGTTGCGCGCTTTGCTGGATGCCGGAGATTGCAGCATTGGCAAGACAGCATAACAATGCCAATATGATTTCCATCCCGGCAAGGTTCATATCTAAGGAAGTGGCTATTGAAATTGCAGATAAATTCCTTTCAACAGATTTTGAGGGCGGAAGGCACCAGAACAGAGTAGATAAAATTGCATTTTGCTAA